From Pseudomonas hefeiensis, one genomic window encodes:
- the lptC gene encoding LPS export ABC transporter periplasmic protein LptC — translation MLNKKIRTVVVFGCIAAIFAAVGYWNISPERFLDRPAVKVQENDIDWYATNTHTLQYLPDGKVQYEMTSDKVDHVKASEITLVTKPDLNMFRGTEFPWHVQSERAEVNPDGTEVELIDSVRIARTDEKNRTTIITSSRMTVFPQREYAQTEQPVRIDGAGGVSTGTGMKAYLKESRIHLLSNVRGQYEAR, via the coding sequence ATGCTGAACAAGAAAATTCGCACCGTCGTGGTGTTCGGCTGCATCGCAGCGATTTTCGCGGCGGTGGGCTATTGGAACATCAGCCCGGAACGCTTCCTCGACCGGCCTGCGGTCAAGGTCCAGGAAAATGATATCGACTGGTATGCGACCAACACGCATACCCTGCAATACCTGCCCGATGGCAAGGTGCAGTATGAAATGACGTCCGACAAGGTCGACCACGTCAAGGCCAGCGAGATCACATTGGTCACCAAGCCAGACCTGAACATGTTTCGCGGCACCGAGTTTCCGTGGCATGTGCAGAGCGAGCGCGCCGAAGTCAATCCCGACGGGACCGAAGTAGAGCTGATTGACTCGGTACGCATCGCCCGGACCGATGAGAAAAACCGCACCACCATCATCACCAGCAGTCGTATGACAGTCTTCCCGCAGCGAGAATATGCGCAGACCGAGCAACCCGTTAGAATCGACGGCGCCGGTGGTGTATCGACCGGCACGGGAATGAAAGCGTATCTGAAGGAAAGCAGGATACACCTGCTATCGAACGTAAGAGGACAGTATGAAGCTCGCTAA
- the pmbA gene encoding metalloprotease PmbA produces the protein MSAVQSVGPQALPALQEQVEQILAEAKRQGASACEVAVSLEQGLSTSVRQREVETVEFNRDQGFGITLYAGQRKGSASTSASGPEAIRETVAAALAIAQHTSEDEASGLADAALMCKELRDFDLFHAWDITPEQAIEQALRCEAAAFDADARIKNADGTTLNTHQGCRVYGNSHGFIGGYASTRHSLSCVMIAEANGQMQRDYWYDVNRQGTLLADPVSIGQKAALRAASRLGARPVPTCEVPVLFAAELAGGLFGSFLSAVSGGNLYRKSSFLEGALGQKLFPEWMTIDERPHLMQAMGSSAFDGDGLATYAKPFVENGELVSYILGTYSGRKLGMPSTANAGGVHNLFVTHGEEDQAALLRRMGRGLLVTELMGHGLNMVTGDYSRGAAGFWVENGEIQFPVQEVTIAGNMRDMFKQILAVGNDLELRSNIRTGSVLIERMTVAGS, from the coding sequence ATGAGTGCAGTTCAGAGCGTCGGCCCGCAAGCATTGCCGGCACTGCAGGAACAAGTCGAGCAGATCCTTGCCGAAGCCAAGCGACAGGGCGCCAGTGCGTGTGAGGTGGCGGTGTCCCTGGAACAAGGCTTGTCGACGTCGGTACGCCAGCGCGAGGTGGAAACCGTCGAGTTCAATCGCGACCAGGGGTTCGGCATCACCTTGTACGCCGGTCAGCGCAAGGGCTCGGCCAGCACGTCAGCCAGTGGTCCTGAGGCCATTCGTGAAACCGTCGCCGCTGCGCTGGCGATTGCCCAGCACACCTCCGAAGACGAAGCGTCGGGCCTGGCCGATGCCGCGCTGATGTGCAAGGAATTGCGAGACTTCGATCTGTTCCACGCCTGGGACATCACCCCGGAACAGGCCATTGAGCAGGCGTTGCGCTGTGAGGCGGCGGCCTTCGACGCCGACGCTCGAATCAAGAACGCCGATGGCACGACCCTCAATACCCATCAGGGCTGCCGCGTATACGGTAACAGCCACGGTTTTATCGGCGGTTATGCATCGACCCGCCACAGCCTCAGTTGCGTCATGATCGCCGAAGCCAACGGCCAGATGCAGCGCGATTACTGGTACGACGTGAACCGCCAGGGCACATTGCTGGCGGACCCGGTGAGCATCGGCCAGAAAGCCGCGCTACGGGCGGCCAGCCGCTTGGGCGCGCGGCCAGTGCCGACCTGTGAAGTGCCAGTGTTGTTTGCCGCCGAGTTGGCCGGCGGGTTGTTCGGCAGCTTCCTGTCAGCGGTGTCCGGCGGTAATTTGTATCGCAAATCATCGTTTCTCGAAGGCGCGCTGGGCCAGAAACTGTTCCCGGAGTGGATGACCATCGATGAGCGTCCGCACCTGATGCAGGCCATGGGCAGCTCGGCCTTCGACGGCGACGGCCTGGCCACCTACGCCAAGCCATTCGTGGAGAATGGCGAACTGGTGTCCTACATCCTCGGCACCTATTCGGGTCGCAAGCTCGGCATGCCCAGCACCGCCAATGCCGGTGGCGTGCATAACCTGTTCGTGACCCATGGCGAAGAGGACCAGGCGGCCTTGCTGCGTCGTATGGGCCGTGGCCTGCTGGTGACAGAACTGATGGGCCATGGCCTGAACATGGTCACCGGGGACTATTCCCGCGGCGCGGCGGGGTTCTGGGTCGAGAACGGGGAGATTCAGTTTCCGGTTCAGGAAGTGACCATCGCCGGTAACATGCGCGATATGTTCAAGCAGATACTGGCGGTGGGTAACGACCTGGAACTGCGCAGTAACATCCGCACCGGCTCGGTGTTGATCGAGCGAATGACGGTGGCGGGTAGCTGA
- the rapZ gene encoding RNase adapter RapZ: MRMIIVSGRSGSGKSTALNVLEDSGYYCIDNLPAGLLPELAERALIHTELAQPLVAVSIDARNLPSHLSRFPELLAEVRNRHIQCDVLYLDADEETLLKRFSETRRRHPLSNASRSLAEAIHDESQLLGPIADLADLKVNTTHLNLYQLRDTIKLRLLNQPEPGTAFLVESFGFKRGMPVDADLVFDVRCLPNPYWKPELREQSGLDQPVVDYLAAQPDVEEMYQDISSYLLKWLPRFAASNRSYVTIAIGCTGGHHRSVYLTERLGQLLQQSLKNVQVRHRDLS, from the coding sequence ATGCGCATGATCATTGTCAGCGGACGCTCCGGCTCCGGTAAAAGCACGGCGCTTAACGTGCTTGAGGACAGCGGCTACTATTGCATCGACAATCTGCCCGCCGGCCTGCTGCCGGAGTTGGCCGAGCGCGCCCTGATCCATACCGAGCTGGCTCAACCGCTGGTGGCAGTGTCCATCGATGCACGTAATCTGCCGAGCCACCTGTCGCGCTTCCCCGAACTGCTCGCGGAAGTACGCAACCGGCACATCCAGTGCGATGTGCTGTACCTGGATGCCGATGAGGAGACGCTACTCAAGCGCTTTTCCGAAACCCGCCGGCGTCATCCCCTGAGTAACGCGAGCCGCTCCCTGGCCGAAGCCATCCATGACGAAAGCCAACTGCTGGGGCCGATCGCCGACCTGGCGGACCTGAAGGTCAACACCACCCACCTGAATCTGTATCAACTGCGCGACACCATCAAGTTACGCCTGCTGAACCAGCCGGAACCGGGGACGGCGTTTCTGGTGGAGTCGTTCGGTTTCAAGCGCGGAATGCCAGTAGACGCCGACCTGGTGTTTGACGTGCGCTGTTTGCCCAACCCCTACTGGAAACCGGAATTGCGCGAGCAATCAGGGCTCGACCAGCCGGTGGTCGACTACCTGGCCGCCCAGCCGGATGTCGAGGAAATGTACCAGGATATCTCCAGCTACCTGCTCAAATGGCTGCCGCGCTTTGCCGCGAGCAACCGCTCCTACGTCACGATAGCCATCGGCTGTACCGGTGGCCATCACCGCTCCGTCTACCTGACCGAACGTTTGGGTCAGCTCCTGCAACAGTCCCTGAAGAACGTCCAGGTTCGCCACCGCGACCTCAGCTAA
- a CDS encoding KpsF/GutQ family sugar-phosphate isomerase: protein MNQTSDLIQSAQRTIRLELEAVQGLLPHIDADFVRACEMILTSKGRVVVVGMGKSGHIGNKIAATLASTGTPAFFVHPAEASHGDMGMITREDIILALSNSGSTNEIITLLPLIKRLGIQLISVTGNPESALAKAAEVNLNVHVEHEACPLNLAPTSSTTATLVMGDALAVALLEARGFTAEDFAFSHPGGALGRRLLLKVENVMHAGQELPQVQRGTLLKDALMEMTRKGLGMTVILEADGKLAGIFTDGDLRRTLDHSVDIHSATIEQVMTPHGKTARAEMLAAEALKIMEDHKISALVVVDDEDRPVGALNMHDLLRAGVM, encoded by the coding sequence ATGAACCAAACCAGCGACCTGATTCAATCGGCACAACGTACCATTCGCCTCGAGCTTGAAGCCGTACAAGGTTTGCTGCCCCATATCGACGCTGATTTCGTACGTGCCTGCGAGATGATTCTGACCAGCAAGGGTCGGGTGGTCGTGGTCGGCATGGGCAAGTCCGGCCACATCGGCAACAAGATCGCCGCCACCCTGGCCAGCACAGGCACTCCGGCGTTCTTTGTTCACCCGGCCGAAGCCAGCCACGGCGACATGGGGATGATCACCCGGGAGGACATCATCCTGGCCCTGTCCAACTCCGGCTCCACCAATGAGATCATTACATTGCTGCCGCTGATCAAGCGCCTGGGCATCCAACTGATCAGCGTCACCGGCAACCCGGAATCGGCCTTGGCCAAAGCCGCCGAGGTGAATCTCAATGTTCATGTCGAGCACGAAGCCTGCCCGCTGAACCTGGCGCCGACCTCCTCCACCACCGCCACCCTGGTCATGGGCGACGCCCTGGCCGTGGCCCTGCTGGAAGCCAGGGGGTTTACCGCTGAAGATTTCGCCTTCTCCCACCCCGGCGGCGCCTTGGGCCGTCGTCTGCTGCTGAAAGTTGAAAACGTGATGCACGCAGGCCAGGAGCTGCCACAAGTGCAACGCGGCACGCTGCTCAAGGATGCACTCATGGAAATGACCCGCAAGGGTCTGGGCATGACGGTCATTCTCGAAGCCGACGGCAAACTCGCCGGGATCTTCACCGACGGTGATCTGCGTCGCACCCTGGACCACTCCGTCGACATTCACAGCGCGACCATCGAGCAAGTCATGACGCCTCACGGCAAGACTGCCCGCGCCGAAATGCTCGCCGCCGAGGCCTTGAAAATCATGGAAGACCATAAGATCAGCGCCCTGGTGGTGGTCGACGACGAAGACCGCCCGGTGGGCGCCCTGAACATGCACGACTTGCTGCGTGCCGGAGTCATGTAA
- a CDS encoding RNA polymerase factor sigma-54, protein MKPSLVLRMGQQLTMTPQLQQAIRLLQLSTLDLQQEIQEALESNPMLERQEEGDDFDNTDPLADNVEQKTNTEIPEPSYQEAAPTVDNLEDGEWNERIPNDLPVDTAWEDVYQTSASSLPSSDDDEWDFTTRTSTGESLQSHLLWQLNLAPMSDTDRLIAVTLIDCINNQGYLDETLEEILEAFDPELDIELDEIEAVLHRIQQFEPAGIGARNLGECLMLQLRQLPAKTPWLAEAKRLVTDYIDLLGGRDYSQLMRRMKLKEDELRQVIELVQSLNPRPGSQIESTEPEYVVPDVIVRKHNDRWLVELNQESMPKLRVNAQYAGFVKRADTSADNTFMRNQLQEARWFIKSLQSRNETLMKVATQIVEHQRGFLEYGDEAMKPLVLHDIAEAVGMHESTISRVTTQKFMHTPRGIYELKYFFSSHVSTSEGGECSSTAIRAIIKKLVAAENQKKPLSDSKIAGLLEAQGIQVARRTVAKYRESLGIAPSSERKRLM, encoded by the coding sequence ATGAAACCATCGCTAGTCTTGAGAATGGGCCAGCAGCTGACGATGACACCGCAGCTGCAACAGGCCATCCGCCTGCTCCAATTGTCGACCCTGGACCTGCAACAGGAAATCCAGGAGGCCCTGGAGTCCAATCCGATGCTCGAACGCCAGGAAGAAGGCGACGACTTCGACAACACCGATCCGCTGGCCGATAACGTCGAGCAGAAGACCAACACCGAAATCCCGGAACCGTCCTACCAGGAAGCCGCCCCGACGGTGGATAACCTTGAGGATGGCGAATGGAATGAACGTATCCCCAACGATCTGCCCGTGGATACGGCCTGGGAAGACGTCTACCAGACCAGCGCCAGCAGCCTGCCCAGCAGCGATGATGACGAGTGGGACTTCACCACCCGTACCTCCACCGGCGAAAGCCTGCAGAGCCACTTGCTGTGGCAACTGAACCTGGCGCCGATGTCCGACACCGATCGTCTGATCGCCGTGACCCTGATCGACTGCATCAACAATCAGGGCTACCTGGACGAGACGCTCGAAGAAATTCTCGAAGCTTTTGACCCCGAGCTGGACATTGAGCTGGACGAGATCGAAGCCGTCCTGCATCGCATTCAGCAGTTCGAACCGGCCGGCATTGGTGCCCGCAACCTGGGCGAGTGCCTGATGCTGCAATTGCGCCAGTTGCCCGCCAAGACGCCTTGGCTGGCCGAAGCCAAGCGACTGGTCACCGACTACATCGACCTGCTGGGCGGTCGCGACTACAGCCAGTTGATGCGTCGCATGAAGCTCAAGGAAGATGAACTGCGCCAGGTGATCGAACTGGTCCAGAGCCTCAACCCGCGCCCGGGCTCGCAGATCGAGTCCACCGAACCCGAATACGTGGTTCCCGACGTAATCGTGCGCAAGCACAACGACCGCTGGCTGGTGGAACTGAACCAGGAGTCGATGCCCAAGTTGCGGGTCAACGCCCAATATGCCGGCTTCGTAAAACGCGCCGACACCAGCGCCGACAACACCTTCATGCGCAACCAGTTGCAGGAAGCGCGCTGGTTCATCAAGAGCCTGCAAAGCCGCAACGAAACCCTGATGAAAGTAGCCACCCAGATCGTCGAGCATCAGCGCGGTTTCCTGGAATACGGCGACGAAGCGATGAAACCGTTGGTCCTGCACGACATTGCCGAGGCAGTGGGCATGCACGAATCAACCATTTCGCGGGTGACCACCCAGAAATTCATGCATACCCCACGGGGTATCTATGAACTGAAATACTTTTTCTCCAGCCACGTCAGCACCTCCGAAGGCGGCGAATGCTCGTCCACAGCCATCCGCGCGATCATCAAAAAACTGGTGGCCGCGGAAAATCAGAAAAAGCCGTTGAGTGACAGCAAGATCGCTGGTTTACTGGAGGCACAAGGCATTCAGGTGGCCCGCCGTACCGTCGCCAAATACCGCGAATCCCTCGGGATCGCACCTTCGAGCGAACGCAAGCGGTTGATGTAA
- the tldD gene encoding metalloprotease TldD yields the protein MSGLLSSVSEHLLAPGGVTLESLQGVLGDLAGPGIDAADLYFQGQISESWSLEDGIVKEGSFNLDQGVGVRAQSGEKTGFAYSNAITLEALGAAARAARSISRAGQNGKVQAFSSQDVAQLYAPDNPLEVMSRAEKVELLKRIDVATRALDPRIQQVSVSMAGVWERILVASTDGGLAADVRPLVRFNVSVIVEQNGRRERGGHGGGGRTDYRYFLSEDRAMGYAREALRQALVNLEAIPAPAGTLPVVLGSGWSGVLLHEAVGHGLEGDFNRKGSSAYSGRMGEMVASKLCTIVDDGTLAGRRGSLSVDDEGTPTECTTLIENGVLKGYMQDKLNARLMGVARTGNGRRESYAHLPMPRMTNTYMLGGQSDPAEIIASVKKGIYCANLGGGQVDITSGKFVFSTSEAYLIEDGKITAPVKGATLIGNGPEAMSKVSMVGNDLALDSGVGTCGKDGQSVPVGVGQPTLKIDAITVGGTGA from the coding sequence ATGAGCGGGTTGTTGTCCTCAGTCAGTGAACACCTTTTAGCCCCCGGCGGCGTAACCCTCGAAAGCCTGCAAGGCGTGCTGGGCGACTTGGCCGGCCCGGGCATCGATGCTGCCGATCTGTATTTCCAGGGGCAGATATCCGAGTCCTGGTCGCTGGAAGACGGCATCGTCAAGGAAGGCAGTTTCAATCTTGACCAGGGTGTGGGTGTTCGCGCCCAGTCCGGGGAAAAAACCGGCTTCGCCTACAGCAACGCCATCACCCTTGAAGCACTGGGCGCCGCAGCCCGTGCTGCTCGCTCGATCTCCCGGGCCGGGCAGAACGGCAAGGTACAGGCTTTCAGCAGCCAGGACGTGGCGCAACTGTATGCGCCGGACAACCCGCTTGAAGTCATGAGTCGCGCCGAAAAGGTCGAGCTGCTCAAGCGCATCGACGTCGCCACTCGCGCCCTCGATCCACGCATCCAGCAAGTATCAGTGAGCATGGCCGGGGTCTGGGAACGGATTCTGGTGGCCTCCACCGACGGTGGTCTGGCGGCGGACGTCCGGCCACTGGTGCGTTTTAATGTCAGCGTGATCGTTGAGCAGAACGGTCGTCGCGAACGCGGCGGCCACGGCGGCGGCGGACGCACTGATTATCGTTATTTCCTCAGCGAAGACCGCGCCATGGGCTACGCCCGCGAAGCGCTGCGCCAGGCACTGGTCAACCTTGAGGCGATCCCGGCGCCGGCCGGTACATTGCCGGTGGTGTTGGGTTCCGGCTGGTCCGGCGTGCTGCTGCACGAAGCGGTGGGCCACGGTCTTGAAGGTGATTTCAACCGCAAGGGAAGCTCAGCCTACAGCGGGCGCATGGGCGAAATGGTCGCCTCGAAACTCTGCACCATTGTCGATGATGGCACCCTGGCCGGGCGTCGCGGCTCCCTGAGCGTCGACGATGAAGGCACCCCGACCGAGTGCACCACCCTGATCGAGAACGGCGTGCTCAAGGGCTACATGCAAGACAAGCTCAACGCCCGCCTGATGGGCGTGGCACGCACCGGCAATGGTCGCCGTGAGTCTTACGCGCATTTGCCGATGCCGCGCATGACCAACACCTACATGCTGGGCGGCCAGAGCGATCCGGCGGAAATCATCGCTTCGGTGAAAAAGGGTATTTATTGCGCCAACCTCGGCGGCGGCCAGGTGGACATTACCAGCGGCAAATTCGTGTTTTCCACCAGTGAGGCTTACCTGATCGAAGACGGCAAGATCACCGCACCGGTCAAGGGTGCGACCCTGATCGGCAACGGGCCGGAGGCGATGAGCAAGGTGTCGATGGTCGGTAACGATCTGGCGCTGGACAGCGGCGTGGGGACGTGCGGCAAGGACGGGCAATCGGTGCCGGTGGGTGTCGGTCAGCCGACCTTGAAGATTGATGCGATTACCGTGGGTGGCACGGGCGCATGA
- a CDS encoding KdsC family phosphatase: MNTDLLQRGKAIKLAVFDVDGVLTDGRLYFLEDGSEFKTFNTLDGQGIKMLMAAGVQTAIISGRKTPVVERRAKNLGIPHLYQGREDKLVVLDELLGQLNLSYEQVAYLGDDLPDLPVIRRVGLGMAVANAAGFVREHAHGITTARGGEGAAREFCELILRAQGRLEAANAAYL, encoded by the coding sequence ATGAACACAGACCTGCTGCAACGTGGCAAAGCGATCAAACTGGCCGTGTTCGACGTGGACGGCGTCCTGACCGACGGCCGCCTTTATTTCCTCGAAGATGGCAGCGAATTCAAGACCTTCAACACCCTCGACGGCCAAGGCATCAAGATGCTGATGGCCGCCGGCGTGCAGACCGCCATCATCAGCGGCCGCAAGACCCCGGTGGTCGAGCGGCGCGCAAAGAATCTCGGCATCCCCCACCTTTATCAGGGACGCGAAGATAAACTGGTGGTTCTGGACGAGCTTCTGGGCCAACTCAACCTAAGCTATGAACAGGTCGCCTACCTCGGTGACGACCTGCCGGACTTGCCGGTGATCCGCCGGGTCGGCCTGGGCATGGCGGTGGCAAACGCGGCCGGCTTTGTGCGCGAGCACGCCCACGGCATCACCACGGCGCGAGGCGGTGAAGGTGCGGCTCGTGAATTCTGTGAACTGATCCTGCGCGCCCAAGGTCGCCTCGAGGCGGCTAACGCCGCGTATCTGTGA
- the hpf gene encoding ribosome hibernation-promoting factor, HPF/YfiA family: MQVNISGHQLEVTEPLREYIGEKLERLERHFDKITNVQVTMNVEKLLQKIEATLHIPGGEVVANAAHEDMYAAIDLLTDKLDRQLKKHKEKTQSLLQGATGR, encoded by the coding sequence ATGCAAGTCAACATCAGTGGACACCAACTGGAAGTGACCGAACCTCTGCGCGAATACATCGGCGAGAAACTCGAACGATTGGAAAGGCATTTCGACAAGATCACCAACGTGCAAGTCACGATGAACGTCGAGAAGCTGCTGCAGAAAATCGAAGCCACGCTGCATATCCCCGGCGGAGAAGTGGTTGCCAACGCTGCACATGAAGACATGTATGCCGCGATTGACCTGCTGACCGACAAGCTGGATCGCCAACTCAAAAAGCATAAGGAAAAGACCCAGAGCCTCCTCCAGGGCGCAACCGGTCGTTAA
- the yjgA gene encoding ribosome biogenesis factor YjgA yields MVDSYDDSLYEGEKSKSQVKRELHALVDLGERLTTLKPDLLAKLPLTDALRRALADAPKHTANIARKRHLQFIGKLMRDQDTDAILVLLDQLDASTRQYNERFHGLERWRDRLIAGDDGVLEKFVIDYPEADRQQLRSLIRQAQHELAHNKPPASSRKIFKYIRELDETQRGLR; encoded by the coding sequence ATGGTTGATTCTTACGACGACTCCCTCTACGAGGGTGAAAAAAGCAAATCCCAGGTCAAACGCGAGCTGCATGCTCTGGTTGACCTCGGCGAGCGCCTGACAACACTCAAGCCTGACTTGCTGGCCAAACTGCCCCTGACCGACGCCTTGCGCCGGGCCCTGGCCGATGCGCCCAAGCACACCGCGAATATCGCGCGTAAACGGCACCTGCAATTCATCGGCAAACTGATGCGCGACCAGGATACTGACGCCATCCTGGTTCTGCTCGATCAACTCGATGCCTCCACCCGGCAGTACAACGAACGTTTCCATGGCCTGGAGCGCTGGCGCGATCGCCTGATCGCGGGCGATGACGGCGTGCTGGAAAAGTTCGTCATCGACTACCCGGAGGCTGACCGTCAGCAATTGCGCTCCCTGATCCGTCAGGCCCAGCACGAACTGGCGCATAACAAGCCACCGGCCTCGAGCCGTAAAATCTTCAAGTACATTCGTGAACTGGACGAGACTCAACGCGGCCTGCGCTGA
- the ptsN gene encoding PTS IIA-like nitrogen regulatory protein PtsN, whose protein sequence is MIRLELILTPGRSQVNVPGGSKKKALEQIANLIHREVPDLEMQDVFEALFAREKLGSTGFGNGIAIPHCRLKTCTAPISALLHLEAPIDFDAIDGAPVDLLFVLLVPEAATDAHLELLRQIASMLDRKEVREKLRSAESNEALYQVVLDEQNGH, encoded by the coding sequence ATGATCCGACTAGAACTCATCCTGACCCCCGGCCGTTCCCAGGTGAACGTGCCGGGTGGCAGTAAAAAGAAAGCCCTCGAACAAATTGCCAACCTGATCCACCGCGAGGTGCCGGATCTGGAAATGCAGGACGTCTTCGAGGCCCTGTTTGCCCGTGAAAAACTGGGCTCCACCGGGTTTGGCAACGGTATCGCCATTCCCCACTGTCGCCTCAAGACCTGTACAGCGCCGATCAGTGCGCTGTTGCACCTTGAAGCGCCCATAGATTTCGACGCCATCGACGGCGCACCGGTCGACCTGCTGTTCGTACTGCTGGTACCGGAAGCGGCGACCGATGCGCACCTTGAGCTGCTGCGCCAGATTGCCAGCATGCTGGACCGCAAGGAAGTGCGCGAGAAATTGCGCAGCGCAGAGAGCAACGAAGCCTTGTATCAGGTTGTCCTGGACGAGCAGAACGGTCATTAA
- a CDS encoding carbon-nitrogen hydrolase family protein: protein MPVAVIQMVSQSDVLANLARARVLLEQAAAGGARLAVLPENFAAMGRRDVADIGRAEAFGQGPILPWLKQAARDLKLWIVAGTLPLPPVDQPDARVHACSLLIDDQGQIVARYDKLHLFDVDVADNRGRYRESDDYAYGYNVVVADTPVGRVGLTVCYDLRFPELYSELRAAGAELITAPSAFTAVTGAAHWEVLIRARAIETQCYVLAAAQGGMHPGPRETFGHAAIVDPWGRVLAQQDQGEAVLLAERDSIEQASIRTRMPVASHRRFFSQGARQRPVQDDEFKA, encoded by the coding sequence ATGCCAGTGGCAGTGATTCAAATGGTCAGCCAAAGCGATGTGCTCGCCAATCTGGCCCGCGCTCGTGTGCTGCTGGAACAGGCTGCCGCTGGCGGCGCAAGGCTGGCGGTGCTGCCTGAAAACTTCGCGGCCATGGGCCGGCGGGATGTGGCAGACATTGGTCGTGCCGAAGCCTTTGGTCAGGGGCCGATCCTGCCCTGGTTGAAACAGGCCGCCCGTGACCTCAAGTTATGGATTGTGGCCGGCACGTTGCCGTTGCCGCCGGTGGACCAACCGGACGCCAGGGTGCATGCCTGTTCGTTGCTGATCGACGATCAGGGCCAGATCGTCGCGCGCTACGACAAGCTGCACCTGTTTGACGTGGACGTGGCGGACAATCGCGGGCGTTATCGCGAGTCCGATGACTATGCTTATGGCTACAACGTGGTAGTGGCCGATACACCCGTAGGACGGGTTGGCCTGACGGTCTGTTATGACTTGCGTTTCCCGGAACTCTATAGCGAGCTGCGCGCCGCCGGGGCTGAACTGATCACCGCGCCCTCGGCGTTTACCGCAGTGACCGGCGCCGCCCATTGGGAGGTACTGATTCGCGCCCGGGCCATCGAGACCCAGTGTTATGTGCTGGCAGCCGCCCAGGGCGGGATGCATCCGGGGCCACGGGAAACCTTTGGCCATGCAGCGATTGTCGACCCCTGGGGGCGCGTACTGGCTCAACAGGATCAAGGCGAAGCGGTGCTGCTGGCCGAGCGCGACAGCATTGAACAGGCGTCCATCCGGACGCGCATGCCGGTGGCCAGCCATCGGCGCTTTTTCTCGCAGGGCGCTCGACAGCGGCCTGTCCAAGACGACGAATTCAAGGCGTAG
- a CDS encoding HPr family phosphocarrier protein: MPALEIEIINKLGLHARASAKFVGVAGQFPCDIVVGRDPEKMINGKSIMAMMMLAAGQGTKIHLRTEGEQEQEALDALVALINNYFDEGE, encoded by the coding sequence ATGCCTGCTCTGGAAATTGAAATCATCAACAAGCTGGGCTTGCATGCCCGCGCGTCCGCCAAGTTCGTGGGTGTGGCAGGTCAGTTTCCTTGCGACATCGTCGTGGGCCGTGATCCTGAGAAAATGATCAACGGCAAAAGCATCATGGCGATGATGATGCTGGCCGCCGGCCAAGGCACCAAAATCCATCTGCGAACCGAAGGGGAACAGGAGCAGGAGGCGCTGGATGCGCTGGTAGCACTGATCAACAACTACTTCGACGAAGGCGAGTAA
- the lptB gene encoding LPS export ABC transporter ATP-binding protein translates to MATLKAQHLAKSYKSRQVVRDVSLSIDSGQIVGLLGPNGAGKTTCFYMIVGLVQADQGRVLIDDLDVSHQPMHGRAKAGIGYLPQEASIFRKLSVADNIMAILETRKELDKAGRRQELESLLQEFHISHIRDNLGMSLSGGERRRVEIARALATAPKFILLDEPFAGVDPISVGDIKQIIHHLKAKGIGVLITDHNVRETLDICETAYIVNDGQLIAEGDSATILANELVKEVYLGHEFRL, encoded by the coding sequence ATGGCAACTCTGAAAGCTCAGCACCTGGCCAAGAGCTACAAGAGCCGTCAAGTCGTGCGTGATGTCAGCCTGTCCATCGACAGCGGCCAGATCGTCGGCCTGCTCGGCCCCAACGGCGCGGGCAAGACCACCTGTTTCTACATGATCGTCGGCCTGGTCCAGGCCGATCAGGGCCGCGTACTGATCGACGACCTGGACGTCAGCCACCAGCCGATGCATGGTCGGGCGAAGGCCGGTATCGGCTATCTGCCGCAAGAAGCGTCGATCTTCCGCAAGCTGTCGGTTGCCGACAACATCATGGCGATCCTGGAGACCCGCAAGGAACTCGACAAGGCTGGCCGGCGCCAGGAACTGGAAAGCCTGCTGCAGGAATTCCACATCAGCCACATCCGCGACAACCTGGGCATGAGCCTGTCCGGTGGCGAACGACGCCGCGTGGAAATCGCTCGCGCCTTGGCCACCGCACCGAAATTCATCCTGCTGGACGAACCATTTGCCGGCGTGGACCCGATTTCGGTGGGCGACATCAAGCAGATCATCCACCATCTCAAGGCCAAGGGCATCGGCGTACTGATCACCGACCACAACGTACGCGAGACGCTGGATATCTGTGAAACCGCCTATATCGTCAATGACGGCCAGTTGATTGCCGAAGGCGACTCCGCGACCATCCTGGCCAATGAACTGGTCAAGGAAGTGTATTTGGGCCATGAGTTCCGCCTGTAA